From the genome of Gemmatimonadaceae bacterium:
CACGTGACAATTCACGCACCATCCCATGTTGAGCGAGCTTGCCTGGGACACCTGTTCCATCTTCTGGACTTCACCGTGGCACGTCTGGCAGGTTACGCCTGCGCTGACGTGCCGCATGTGCGGGAAGTGCACGTATTCCGGAAGCTTGTGGATGCGCACCCACGGCACCGGCTGCTTCTTGTTCCAGTACGAGGCGAGCTTCTGAATCTCGGGTTTGTCGGTGCCGATGACAGTGTGACATCCCATGCATGTTGCAACCGCTGGAAGCCCTGGGTCAGGCGACTTGTTGGCCGTATAGTGGCAGTAGAGGCAGTTCATCTTGAGGTTTCCCGCGGCGTGCCGAGGGTGCGGAAACCGAACCGGCTGTACGGGGCTGTTGCCCTGAGAGGATGACGCACCCGCGTAAGCGGAGAGCATCGCCGCAGCGGCGGCGAGCACGACGAGGCCCGGAATGGCGATCCATCTGCTCCCTACTCTCATGCGCGGCCGGGCTCAGCCAGTTGAATCATTACGTCGGGTTTGTGAAGAATTTCACAAGGTGGAAACGATGGCCGGAATAATGGCGTTGCCGGGTTGCCGTCGCAAGGCGCCCAGCCACTGATCAATTCACTGGGTCAGTGGAGGATTTGCCGGCCTTCACACGCTCGATGGTGCGCATGACTTCGATGGCCATCGCGCGAAGAAGATTCACTTCTCTGGAATCCACCGCCGCCCGAAACACGATCGACCTGAGGGTCCGCATCACATGCTCGCTGCTGCGCGTCTTGAAGAATGCAATTGCCTCGAGAGATCGCGCGGCGTCGGCGAACAGCAGCTCGTACTGCTCGCCCGTGGGAGGATCGATCGCATGTCGCGGTGGGGCGAGCTCGCGGGTGGCGTCACCGGAAGCAAGGTGCAGCTCATAGAGCGC
Proteins encoded in this window:
- a CDS encoding cytochrome c3 family protein; its protein translation is MRVGSRWIAIPGLVVLAAAAAMLSAYAGASSSQGNSPVQPVRFPHPRHAAGNLKMNCLYCHYTANKSPDPGLPAVATCMGCHTVIGTDKPEIQKLASYWNKKQPVPWVRIHKLPEYVHFPHMRHVSAGVTCQTCHGEVQKMEQVSQASSLNMGWCVNCHVGRSNPPLKARYDCAVCHF